From Flavobacterium sp. 102, a single genomic window includes:
- a CDS encoding proline iminopeptidase-family hydrolase, with the protein MNKIKILFSVLLTVFLFSGCKESKPENTIKDNYLDFSKRDDQATGGIKMIPISTPIGKFNVWTKRVGNNPKIKVLLLHGGPGGTHEFFESFDGYFPQESIEYIYYDQLGSYYSDQPNNNQLWTTERFVEEVEQVRKALKLDNTNFYLLGQSWGGILAMEYALKYQKNLKGLIISNMMASAPAYNKYAEEVLGPKLDPKVFAQIKEFEKNKDYTNPKYTELLFKYYYTEHILRMPIDKWPESINRAFKHLNPNVYVYMQGPSEFGITGDATLKDWDITSKLKTLTVPTLAIGAKYDTMDPKHMEWISNEVQNGRFLYCPNGSHCSQYDDQKHYFPGVIQFLKDVDSGHFKKK; encoded by the coding sequence ATGAATAAAATAAAAATATTATTCAGCGTACTGTTAACTGTTTTTTTATTTTCAGGTTGTAAAGAAAGTAAACCCGAGAATACTATAAAGGATAATTACCTCGATTTCTCCAAAAGAGACGACCAAGCTACCGGTGGTATCAAAATGATTCCCATCTCTACTCCTATTGGCAAATTCAATGTTTGGACTAAAAGAGTGGGTAACAATCCAAAAATAAAAGTGCTTTTATTACACGGCGGACCGGGCGGAACACATGAGTTTTTTGAAAGTTTTGACGGCTATTTTCCACAAGAAAGTATTGAATATATTTATTATGACCAATTAGGTTCATACTACAGCGACCAGCCTAACAATAACCAACTTTGGACTACCGAACGCTTTGTGGAAGAAGTAGAACAAGTCCGTAAAGCCTTGAAACTGGACAATACCAACTTCTATTTATTGGGGCAATCTTGGGGCGGAATCTTAGCGATGGAATATGCTTTGAAATATCAAAAAAACTTAAAAGGTCTAATCATTTCTAATATGATGGCAAGCGCTCCGGCCTATAATAAATATGCTGAAGAAGTATTGGGACCAAAATTAGATCCAAAAGTATTTGCCCAAATCAAAGAATTTGAAAAAAACAAAGACTACACCAATCCGAAATACACCGAACTTTTGTTTAAGTATTACTATACGGAACATATCTTAAGAATGCCAATTGACAAATGGCCGGAATCCATCAACAGAGCTTTTAAACATTTGAATCCGAATGTGTATGTTTATATGCAAGGACCAAGTGAGTTTGGCATCACCGGAGACGCCACTTTAAAAGATTGGGACATTACTTCTAAATTGAAAACATTAACCGTTCCGACTTTAGCGATTGGTGCAAAATATGATACTATGGATCCAAAACATATGGAATGGATTTCCAATGAAGTCCAAAACGGACGATTCTTATATTGTCCGAACGGTAGCCATTGCTCGCAATATGACGATCAAAAACATTACTTTCCCGGTGTAATTCAGTTTTTAAAAGACGTTGACAGCGGTCATTTTAAAAAGAAATAA
- a CDS encoding AraC family transcriptional regulator — MKLYIKYMVSLRCKMLVKEELKNIGLHFTTVELGVVEIMEDITNEKREKLKVALLESGLELMDDKKAMLIEKIKIVITEMIHYNEELPKVNYSEYISKIMGYDYTYLANIFSEVKGITIEHYIIAHKIEKVKELLLYDELNLTEISYRMNYSSVSHLSTQFKKVTGLTPTFFKNLKDKKRTPLDDV, encoded by the coding sequence ATGAAGCTATACATCAAATATATGGTCAGTTTGCGTTGCAAAATGTTAGTCAAAGAGGAATTGAAAAATATAGGACTTCACTTTACAACTGTTGAGCTTGGTGTCGTCGAAATCATGGAAGACATCACCAATGAAAAACGCGAAAAATTAAAAGTGGCACTATTAGAATCCGGGCTCGAATTGATGGATGACAAAAAAGCGATGCTTATCGAAAAGATAAAAATTGTCATCACCGAAATGATTCACTACAACGAAGAACTACCCAAAGTAAATTACTCCGAATACATCAGTAAAATAATGGGTTACGATTACACCTATTTGGCTAATATATTCTCCGAAGTAAAAGGAATTACCATAGAACACTATATCATTGCACACAAAATCGAAAAAGTAAAAGAACTGCTGCTCTACGATGAACTCAATCTTACCGAGATATCCTATCGTATGAACTATAGTAGTGTTTCCCATTTATCTACTCAGTTTAAAAAGGTTACCGGATTAACACCAACCTTCTTTAAAAACCTAAAAGACAAAAAACGCACTCCGCTTGACGATGTGTGA
- a CDS encoding response regulator yields the protein MKIENKIKLFLVDDDAVFLKSMEIQFLEHADFEIETYPTGELCIENLNRKPDVVVLDYHLDGEVKNAINGMQTLDKIKEINGGIPVIMLSSQDRIDVAVSCMHHKAFDYVVKSETAFVRLQKVISTIFKYQKMEKELSWYMDRM from the coding sequence ATGAAAATTGAAAATAAAATCAAACTCTTTCTGGTTGATGATGATGCCGTATTCTTAAAATCAATGGAAATCCAATTCTTGGAGCATGCTGATTTTGAAATAGAAACCTATCCAACAGGCGAGTTGTGCATTGAAAATTTAAATAGAAAACCCGATGTCGTTGTCTTAGACTATCATCTTGACGGTGAGGTAAAAAATGCAATCAACGGGATGCAAACCTTAGATAAAATCAAAGAAATCAATGGCGGAATTCCGGTGATTATGCTTTCCAGTCAAGATAGAATTGATGTGGCAGTAAGTTGTATGCATCACAAAGCATTTGATTATGTTGTAAAAAGCGAAACAGCTTTTGTTCGTTTGCAAAAAGTAATCTCCACGATTTTCAAATACCAAAAAATGGAGAAAGAACTCAGTTGGTATATGGACCGAATGTAA
- a CDS encoding long-chain fatty acid--CoA ligase — protein sequence MTNITRLFDFAYYQLEKNNMPNCLVTKYDGQWVSTSTQEYVDKANAISRALLRLNIQKNDKIAIISSSNRTEWNIMDVGVLQIGAQTVPIYPTISAEDYAYILNHSESTYCFVSDEVVYQKLMSVKAEIPLLQEIYSFKEIEGCKNWKTLLELGEDQSNQDVVEDRKNNVKPEELATIIYTSGTTGKPKGVMLSHNNIVSNVLDSSPRIPFEEGTSVALSFLPICHIFERVILYIYQYYSVSIYFAESIEKLSDNIKEVKPTVFSVVPRLLEKVYDKIIAKGDDLSGIKKKLFFWAIDLGLRYEPYGANGFWYEFQLKIARKLIFSKWQEGLGGNLNVMVSGSAALQHRLIRVFAAAGMPVMEGYGLTETSPVIAVNDQRNGGFKVGTVGRVINNVEVKIAADGEILCKGPNVMMGYYKDQKLTDEVIIDGYFHTGDIGEVDVNGFLKITDRKKEMFKTSGGKYIAPQLIENAMKQSLFIEQIMVIGDGEKMPAAFIQPSFDFIKEWAKRKNLNVGTTNSEIAANPDVVARIEKEVEKINEKFGNWEKIKRFELTPDVWSIDGGHLTPTLKLKRKIVLEKYRNLYQKIYN from the coding sequence ATGACTAACATCACACGCCTTTTTGATTTTGCTTACTACCAACTCGAAAAGAACAATATGCCTAATTGCCTCGTAACCAAATACGATGGTCAATGGGTTTCTACTTCTACGCAAGAATATGTCGATAAAGCCAATGCGATTTCCAGAGCTTTGTTGCGATTGAACATTCAAAAAAATGACAAAATAGCCATAATTTCCTCTAGTAATAGAACCGAATGGAACATTATGGATGTTGGTGTTTTACAAATTGGTGCCCAAACCGTTCCGATTTATCCAACAATTTCAGCTGAAGATTATGCTTATATATTAAATCATTCAGAATCAACTTATTGTTTTGTTTCAGATGAAGTGGTATATCAAAAATTAATGTCGGTTAAAGCCGAAATTCCATTGCTTCAAGAAATCTATTCATTCAAAGAAATTGAAGGTTGTAAAAACTGGAAAACGTTATTGGAACTTGGCGAAGACCAAAGTAACCAAGACGTAGTCGAAGACCGAAAAAACAATGTAAAACCGGAAGAATTAGCAACCATCATTTATACTTCCGGAACCACCGGAAAACCAAAAGGTGTAATGTTATCACACAACAATATCGTTTCCAATGTTTTAGACAGTTCGCCTCGAATTCCATTTGAAGAAGGAACTAGTGTAGCGTTGAGTTTTCTACCGATTTGTCACATTTTTGAAAGGGTAATTTTATACATCTATCAATATTATTCAGTTTCCATTTACTTCGCAGAATCGATTGAAAAATTATCTGATAATATTAAAGAAGTAAAACCAACGGTGTTTTCAGTTGTGCCAAGGTTGCTCGAAAAAGTATACGATAAAATTATTGCTAAAGGAGACGATTTAAGTGGTATTAAGAAGAAACTATTCTTTTGGGCGATTGACTTAGGCTTGCGTTACGAACCTTATGGCGCCAATGGTTTTTGGTATGAATTCCAATTAAAAATTGCGCGTAAATTGATTTTCAGCAAATGGCAAGAAGGTTTGGGTGGCAACTTGAACGTTATGGTTTCAGGAAGTGCTGCATTACAACACCGCTTAATCAGAGTCTTTGCTGCGGCAGGAATGCCGGTCATGGAAGGCTACGGTTTGACCGAAACTTCTCCGGTAATTGCCGTTAATGACCAACGAAATGGTGGTTTTAAAGTCGGAACTGTTGGACGTGTCATCAACAATGTAGAAGTCAAAATTGCCGCTGACGGTGAAATCCTTTGCAAAGGACCAAATGTAATGATGGGTTACTATAAAGACCAAAAACTAACGGATGAAGTTATTATTGACGGTTATTTCCACACCGGCGACATTGGCGAAGTCGATGTAAATGGTTTCCTGAAAATTACTGATCGTAAAAAAGAAATGTTCAAAACTTCCGGTGGAAAATACATTGCACCACAATTGATTGAAAATGCCATGAAACAATCTTTATTCATTGAACAAATCATGGTCATAGGTGATGGCGAAAAAATGCCGGCGGCTTTTATACAACCGAGTTTTGATTTTATTAAGGAATGGGCCAAAAGAAAGAATTTGAATGTTGGAACAACAAATTCAGAAATTGCTGCAAATCCTGACGTGGTTGCTCGAATTGAAAAAGAAGTAGAAAAAATCAATGAAAAATTTGGCAATTGGGAAAAGATAAAACGTTTTGAATTAACGCCGGATGTTTGGTCAATTGATGGCGGGCACCTTACGCCTACACTCAAATTAAAGCGTAAAATTGTACTGGAGAAATACAGAAATTTGTATCAAAAAATATACAACTAA
- a CDS encoding PAS domain S-box protein → MSQIQKAEDKNSKDNDLFSDLFENSPISMVFIDNKTSKFQYINKSFLKCFGYTKNEIVGKTSTELGIIDDEFRAKMTLQLKNEEDINSIEIILKNKKGEPFWFLASSQAMKYEGNDCALISFINITKQKKTTAKLVVANKELVFQNQEKEKRAAELVKTNKELNIQNEEKEKRDFENKELIAYNYSLKLASHYSLSLIEASRDPLFTISPKGKITDTNQASVRVTGVSKEKLIGSNFFNYFTEPKQAKKIYEEVFKKGFVIDYPLVITDGELVPVLFNGSVYKDQNDNVIGAVVVARDITEQKKAEKELIEAKIFAESATIIANEAVKSKQQFLSNMSHEIRTPMNAIIGFTKVVLKTELTAKQKEYLTAIKMSGDALIVLINDILDLAKVDAGKMTFEKTPFKLKLSIKAMLHLFETKIQEKNLKLVTHYDATIPEVLVGDPVRLHQIILNLVSNAVKFTNVGKITVSVKLVSETDDDVAIQFSVTDTGIGINDAKTETIFENFQQATSGTSRIFGGTGLGLAIVKQLVQAQNGTIDVESIIGKGSTFSFVLYFDKTNIEDVLEPEISEIDTEIKDTKILVVEDMELNQLLMKTVLDDFGFECEIAANGKIAIDKLEKNTYDIILMDLQMPEMNGFEATEYIRKTLKLTLPIIALTADVTTVDVAKCKAVGMNDYISKPVDERLLYSKLISFIKKPVAIIENNTVGNKQTQIIKYVDLSYLTKLTKANPKLMTEMINAYIKQTPPLVSLMKQSFKDKDWGLLKATAHKMIPSFAIMGINQEFTELAQKIQEYAEKLELSIELNDLVEQLENVCNQSLIELKNELLNIKI, encoded by the coding sequence ATGAGCCAAATCCAAAAAGCAGAAGATAAAAACAGCAAAGACAACGATTTGTTTTCTGATTTGTTTGAAAATAGCCCAATCAGCATGGTTTTTATTGACAATAAAACTTCTAAATTTCAATATATCAATAAATCATTTCTGAAATGCTTTGGCTATACTAAAAACGAAATTGTGGGCAAAACCTCTACCGAACTAGGCATTATTGATGATGAATTTCGAGCAAAAATGACCTTACAGTTGAAAAATGAGGAAGATATCAATAGCATTGAAATTATTTTGAAAAATAAAAAAGGAGAACCATTTTGGTTTTTAGCATCCAGTCAAGCTATGAAATACGAGGGCAATGATTGCGCTCTTATTTCTTTTATAAATATTACAAAACAAAAGAAAACCACTGCCAAATTAGTCGTTGCTAATAAAGAACTGGTTTTTCAGAACCAAGAAAAAGAAAAACGCGCTGCCGAATTAGTTAAGACGAATAAAGAACTCAACATTCAAAATGAAGAAAAAGAAAAACGCGATTTTGAAAACAAAGAGCTCATAGCCTATAATTACTCCTTAAAATTGGCATCACATTATTCCTTAAGTTTAATAGAAGCGAGTCGAGATCCATTATTTACCATTAGCCCAAAAGGCAAAATTACTGACACCAATCAAGCTTCCGTTCGGGTAACCGGCGTTTCAAAAGAAAAACTGATTGGTTCTAACTTTTTCAATTATTTTACCGAGCCAAAGCAAGCCAAAAAAATATACGAAGAAGTTTTTAAAAAAGGATTCGTAATCGATTATCCTTTAGTAATTACTGATGGAGAATTGGTCCCTGTCTTGTTTAATGGTTCAGTATACAAAGACCAAAACGACAATGTGATTGGAGCCGTAGTCGTAGCTCGTGATATTACCGAACAAAAAAAGGCAGAAAAAGAATTAATCGAAGCCAAAATATTTGCAGAATCAGCTACTATAATAGCCAATGAAGCAGTCAAGTCAAAGCAACAATTCTTATCCAATATGAGCCACGAAATTCGAACACCAATGAATGCAATTATAGGATTTACCAAAGTCGTACTCAAAACAGAATTAACTGCCAAGCAAAAGGAATATCTCACCGCTATAAAAATGAGCGGCGATGCACTCATTGTACTTATCAACGACATCTTAGATTTAGCCAAAGTAGATGCCGGAAAAATGACTTTTGAAAAAACGCCATTCAAACTGAAATTGTCTATCAAAGCGATGCTGCATTTATTTGAAACCAAAATCCAAGAAAAAAACTTAAAATTAGTAACGCACTATGATGCCACTATTCCCGAAGTTTTAGTGGGCGATCCGGTTCGTTTGCACCAAATTATTTTAAATCTGGTAAGCAATGCTGTCAAATTCACTAACGTTGGAAAAATCACCGTCAGCGTCAAATTGGTTTCCGAAACCGATGATGATGTTGCCATACAATTTTCGGTAACCGACACCGGAATTGGTATCAATGATGCTAAAACCGAAACCATATTTGAAAATTTCCAACAAGCTACTAGCGGAACTTCGAGAATATTTGGCGGTACCGGCTTAGGATTGGCAATTGTAAAACAATTGGTTCAAGCCCAAAACGGAACAATTGATGTAGAAAGTATTATTGGGAAAGGCTCTACTTTTAGCTTTGTCCTTTATTTTGACAAGACCAATATTGAAGATGTTTTAGAACCGGAAATTTCAGAAATTGATACCGAAATAAAAGACACCAAAATCTTAGTCGTTGAAGACATGGAGCTCAACCAACTCCTGATGAAAACAGTATTAGATGACTTTGGTTTTGAATGCGAAATTGCCGCTAACGGCAAAATTGCCATTGATAAACTGGAAAAAAATACTTATGATATTATTTTGATGGATCTGCAAATGCCCGAAATGAACGGTTTTGAAGCTACAGAATACATTCGGAAAACATTAAAATTAACTTTGCCAATCATTGCTTTAACTGCCGATGTCACTACAGTCGATGTCGCCAAATGCAAAGCCGTCGGAATGAATGATTACATCTCAAAACCTGTTGACGAACGCTTGTTGTACAGCAAATTAATCAGTTTTATCAAAAAACCGGTAGCCATAATCGAAAACAATACAGTCGGGAATAAACAAACCCAAATTATCAAATACGTCGATTTGAGTTATTTGACCAAACTTACCAAGGCGAACCCGAAATTAATGACCGAAATGATTAATGCATATATCAAACAAACACCACCATTGGTTTCTTTAATGAAACAAAGCTTTAAGGACAAAGATTGGGGATTATTAAAAGCAACCGCTCATAAAATGATTCCGTCTTTTGCCATCATGGGAATCAATCAGGAGTTTACGGAATTGGCCCAAAAAATTCAAGAGTATGCTGAAAAATTAGAACTTTCAATAGAATTGAATGATTTGGTGGAACAGCTTGAAAATGTTTGTAATCAATCGCTTATCGAATTAAAAAATGAATTGCTCAATATAAAAATATAA
- a CDS encoding AraC family transcriptional regulator: MVSNRCKMMVKDELKKLGLHFIIVDLGVVEIMETISPEKRELLKANLIDSGLELMDDKRAILIEKVKNVIIEMIHHSEEPIKVTFSEYLSEKLNQNYTYLANLFSEVQGTTIEQFMILHKVERIKELIIYDELNITEIAWKMNYSSVAHLSTQFKKVTGLSPSHFKLLKDKRRNPIEELGI, from the coding sequence ATGGTCAGCAATCGTTGCAAAATGATGGTGAAAGATGAACTGAAAAAATTAGGGCTTCATTTCATTATCGTTGATTTGGGCGTGGTTGAAATCATGGAAACTATTTCTCCTGAAAAACGAGAACTCTTAAAAGCCAATCTAATAGATTCTGGTTTGGAACTAATGGATGACAAAAGAGCCATCCTTATTGAAAAAGTGAAAAATGTCATTATTGAAATGATTCACCATTCCGAAGAACCAATCAAAGTTACCTTTTCGGAATATTTGAGTGAAAAACTAAATCAAAATTATACCTATCTCGCCAATCTGTTTTCCGAAGTGCAAGGCACAACTATTGAACAATTTATGATTTTGCACAAAGTGGAACGCATCAAGGAATTAATTATCTACGATGAACTCAACATCACCGAAATCGCCTGGAAAATGAATTACAGCAGTGTAGCACATTTATCAACCCAATTCAAAAAAGTAACCGGATTATCACCATCACATTTCAAACTATTAAAAGACAAAAGACGCAACCCGATTGAAGAATTGGGTATTTAA
- a CDS encoding pesticidal protein Cry7Aa → MVNIIKEGIVLEKTELGFEIEGVLNPAIIRSGDYIHMFYRAVAKGNYSSIGYCKLKNHMIVEERSDVPVLFPQCEYESHGVEDPRIVKIDELFYLTYTAYDGVNALAALATSTDLISWEKKGLIAPQIAFKEFYRLAQTKGKINEKYHRYNEHESIKEKKGKPVFIWDKNVIPFPRRINGKLHFLHRIKPDIQIVVVDELEDLTAEFWQNYFLQFNDNVVMTSKHKHEISYLGGGCPPIETEQGWLIIYHSVYDTVKGYVYCACAALLDLGNPQKEIARLPYPLFKPEHDWELKGEVNNVCFPTGAVTENDTLYVYYGAADKRIACASMSLSELLKELILNSIPNEK, encoded by the coding sequence ATGGTAAACATCATCAAAGAAGGCATTGTACTTGAAAAAACCGAATTAGGTTTTGAGATAGAAGGCGTACTCAACCCGGCGATTATCCGTTCGGGAGACTATATTCATATGTTTTACAGAGCCGTAGCCAAAGGGAATTATTCTTCCATCGGCTATTGCAAACTAAAAAACCATATGATAGTCGAAGAGCGTTCAGATGTTCCTGTTTTGTTTCCGCAATGTGAGTATGAAAGCCATGGTGTTGAAGATCCTCGTATCGTTAAAATTGACGAGTTGTTTTATCTAACCTATACCGCCTATGATGGCGTAAATGCATTAGCGGCGCTTGCCACTTCAACCGATTTAATTAGTTGGGAAAAGAAAGGGCTAATTGCGCCGCAAATTGCATTTAAAGAATTTTACCGATTGGCACAAACCAAGGGCAAAATCAATGAAAAATACCATCGCTATAACGAACACGAAAGTATTAAAGAAAAAAAAGGAAAACCGGTATTTATTTGGGACAAAAATGTGATTCCATTCCCAAGAAGAATCAATGGGAAATTACATTTTTTGCACCGTATCAAACCGGACATTCAAATTGTAGTCGTCGATGAATTAGAAGATCTTACTGCCGAGTTTTGGCAAAACTACTTTCTCCAATTTAATGATAATGTGGTTATGACCTCCAAACACAAACATGAAATCAGTTATCTCGGCGGAGGTTGTCCTCCTATTGAAACCGAACAAGGTTGGCTGATTATTTACCACAGTGTTTATGACACGGTTAAAGGCTATGTGTATTGCGCTTGTGCAGCTCTGTTAGACCTGGGCAATCCGCAAAAAGAAATTGCCCGACTGCCCTATCCCTTATTCAAACCTGAACACGACTGGGAACTTAAAGGAGAAGTAAATAATGTATGCTTTCCAACGGGTGCCGTAACTGAGAATGACACTTTATACGTCTATTATGGCGCAGCCGATAAAAGAATTGCTTGTGCTTCTATGAGCTTATCCGAACTATTAAAAGAACTAATTTTAAACAGTATTCCCAATGAAAAATAA
- a CDS encoding cupin domain-containing protein, which yields MEIIELEKSKSHIIVEIIQYIPNAVVSKTIIRKTTGNITASSFDAGEELQEKTSPYDNYIQIIDGAAEITIKDLMHRLTLGEGIIIPAHARHSFNANEQFKMISTIIKSGYED from the coding sequence ATGGAAATCATAGAACTCGAAAAATCGAAATCACACATTATTGTTGAAATCATTCAATACATACCAAATGCAGTAGTGAGTAAAACCATCATCCGAAAAACTACAGGTAACATTACAGCATCTTCATTTGATGCAGGAGAAGAACTTCAGGAAAAAACATCACCGTATGATAATTATATACAAATTATTGACGGTGCTGCAGAAATTACGATAAAAGACCTTATGCACAGACTTACTTTGGGCGAAGGAATCATTATTCCGGCACATGCCCGACATAGTTTTAACGCCAACGAACAATTTAAAATGATCTCAACCATTATTAAAAGCGGTTATGAAGATTAG
- a CDS encoding OmpA family protein, protein MKKLLLLCICLASTLTSNSQTEDKKWNFGLHGGMIQYHGDLGRDWYKTDKTAYGFAGLTVSRYLWKYLDLNFLYTRGTLGYDSSVTGFKSDYSSAAMNLRLNLIGPEYVIRPYVFGGIGVILFDSQLNFHKEKIDTTFPVAGGGINFKLSPVLTLNLQETFMFTNNDRRDGAVSGKKDDFLMHMAGLTFNFGEKKDADGDGVSDSNDKCPDTPAGVAVDKKGCPLDKDGDSVADYLDACPDVAGNALMNGCPDRDNDGVTDLSDRCPDTKGTVALKGCPDADGDGVADLDDKCSNSPAGSKVDANGCPMDDDKDGVMNDVDRCPNASGPVSLKGCPDTDGDGVADIDDRCPNTKGNIENKGCPEIAKQDAVRITYIGSKIFFENGSDKLKVASLSLLDELTKILNKYEGATLFIDGHTDSNGSEEFNQVLSQKRTNSVRTYLIGKGIADSRVTATGYGETKPVADNKTTLGRSKNRRVELRTSY, encoded by the coding sequence ATGAAAAAATTACTACTATTATGTATATGCCTGGCATCTACACTTACCTCAAATTCGCAAACCGAAGACAAAAAATGGAATTTCGGTCTCCATGGCGGAATGATTCAATATCATGGCGATTTGGGCAGAGATTGGTACAAAACAGACAAAACCGCTTACGGGTTTGCGGGTTTGACTGTATCAAGATACTTATGGAAGTATTTGGATTTAAACTTTCTTTATACTCGCGGAACATTAGGCTATGATAGCAGTGTTACCGGTTTTAAAAGTGATTACAGTTCAGCAGCCATGAATTTAAGATTGAATCTAATTGGACCGGAATATGTGATTAGACCTTATGTATTTGGTGGAATTGGTGTCATCCTTTTTGACAGCCAATTGAATTTTCACAAAGAAAAAATCGATACAACTTTTCCTGTAGCTGGTGGTGGAATCAACTTTAAATTATCTCCGGTGCTTACACTTAACCTTCAGGAAACATTTATGTTTACCAATAACGACCGCAGAGACGGAGCTGTTTCGGGTAAAAAAGACGATTTCTTAATGCATATGGCTGGTTTGACTTTCAATTTTGGAGAGAAAAAAGATGCCGATGGTGATGGTGTCTCAGACAGTAATGATAAATGTCCTGACACGCCAGCCGGTGTAGCGGTTGACAAAAAAGGTTGTCCGCTTGATAAAGACGGAGATAGTGTTGCCGATTATTTAGACGCTTGTCCTGACGTAGCCGGAAATGCATTGATGAATGGTTGTCCCGATAGAGACAATGATGGTGTGACTGATTTAAGCGATCGTTGTCCGGATACCAAAGGAACCGTTGCCCTAAAAGGTTGCCCTGATGCTGATGGCGATGGTGTAGCCGATTTAGATGATAAATGTTCGAATTCCCCAGCTGGAAGTAAAGTGGATGCTAATGGTTGTCCAATGGATGATGATAAAGATGGTGTAATGAATGACGTTGACCGTTGTCCAAACGCTTCCGGACCGGTAAGTTTAAAAGGTTGTCCTGATACCGATGGTGATGGCGTAGCTGATATTGATGACCGTTGTCCAAATACAAAAGGGAATATTGAAAACAAAGGTTGTCCAGAAATTGCCAAACAAGATGCTGTTAGAATTACTTATATCGGAAGTAAAATTTTCTTCGAAAATGGTAGTGATAAATTAAAAGTAGCTTCCTTGTCTTTATTAGACGAATTGACAAAAATCTTAAACAAATATGAAGGAGCTACTCTTTTCATAGATGGTCATACCGATAGTAATGGTTCAGAAGAATTCAACCAAGTATTGTCACAAAAACGTACCAATTCAGTTAGAACTTATTTGATCGGAAAAGGTATTGCTGATAGTAGAGTAACTGCCACCGGATATGGTGAAACCAAACCTGTTGCCGACAATAAAACAACTTTAGGTCGCTCAAAAAACAGAAGAGTTGAATTGAGAACCTCGTACTAA